A single region of the Triticum dicoccoides isolate Atlit2015 ecotype Zavitan chromosome 2B, WEW_v2.0, whole genome shotgun sequence genome encodes:
- the LOC119365315 gene encoding uncharacterized protein LOC119365315: MDELGAGAGKKGKAWPWWLGASAAQITGALVWFRRGKGGSDMTMPFRAFAVASLFVGAGATTVTAGVSAAGVGSVEEMKGLGARIRKWSRVPPRRVEGGE; this comes from the exons atggatgAGCTGGGTGCAGGCGCCGGGAAGAAGGGCAAGGCATGGCCCTGGTGGCTTGGAGCGAGTGCAGCGCAGATCACCGGCGCGCTGGTTTGGTTCCGGCGAGGCAAGGGCGGCAGCGACATGACGATGCCGTTCAGAGCGTTCGCCGTCGCCTCGCTCTTCGTCGGCGCCGGCGCCACGACCGTCACCGCCGGAGTGTCCGCGGCGGGCGTCGGATCG GTGGAGGAGATGAAGGGCTTGGGCGCGAGGATCCGGAAGTGGAGCAGAGTTCCTCCTCGCCGGGTGGAGGGAGGCGAGTAG
- the LOC119365314 gene encoding probable isoaspartyl peptidase/L-asparaginase 3 isoform X1, whose product MARSNPGLLLGLLLLRLNWCLAVDGGGAEEGGGVFPVVVSTWPFREAVRAAWDVVKTGGAGGSAVDAVVAGCSACEELRCDGTVGPGGSPDEKGETTLDALIMNGKTMEIGAVAAMRYVKDAIMAAKLVMEHTGHTLLVGEKATSFAISMGLAGPTNLSSPESIEKWSNWRQNNCQPNFWKNVAPAGNCGPYHPINIPKDPVKSAVWENQGITCQEWLQNDNLLEPTSSHFNSVNRHNHDTISMAVIDKMGHVAVGTSTNGATFKIPGRVGDGPIPGSSAYGDDEVGACGATGDGDIMMRFLPCYQVVESMRLGMEPRDAAVDAISRIARKYPDFVGAVFALNKKGVHAGACHGWTFQYSVRNSSMQDVEVITVTP is encoded by the exons ATGGCTCGGAGCAACCCGGGGCTTCTCCTGGGGCTCCTGCTGCTGCGGCTCAATTGGTGCTTG GCCGTGGATGGCGGAGGCGCGGAGGAAGGGGGCGGCGTGTTTCCGGTGGTGGTGAGCACCTGGCCGTTCCGGGAGGCGGTCAGGGCGGCGTGGGACGTGGTGAAAACCGGCGGCGCAGGGGGGTCGGCTGTGGATGCCGTCGTCGCTGGCTGCTCCGCCTGCGAGGAGCTCCGCTGCGATGGCACAG TTGGTCCAGGTGGAAGTCCAGATGAGAAGGGTGAAACTACCTTAGATGCTCTTATCATGAATGGG AAAACAATGGAAATTGGAGCTGTGGCTGCCATGAGATATGTGAAGGATGCAATTATGGCAGCAAAGTTGGTCATGGAGCACACTGGGCATACTCTTCTTGTTGGAGAGAAGGCAACATCCTTTGCAATTTCAATGGGTCTTGCAGGACCAACTAACCTGAGTTCACCAGAGTCAATTGAGAAATGGTCAAATTGGAGACAGAATAATTGCCAACCTAACTTTTGGAAAAATGTTGCTCCTGCTGGCAACTGTGGTCCATACCATCCTATAAATATACCTAAGGACCCTGTTAAAAGTGCTGTATGGGAGAATCAAGGAATCACCTGTCAGGAATGGCTCCAAAATGATAATTTACTAGAACCGACAAGCTCCCATTTCAACTCTGTTAATCGTCACAACCATGACACAATCTCTATGGCCGTCATTGACAAG ATGGGTCATGTAGCAGTTGGCACATCAACTAATGGTGCCACGTTCAAAATTCCAGGAAG GGTAGGTGATGGACCAATACCAGGATCTTCTGcatatggtgatgatgaagttgggGCTTGTGGAGCTACTGGTGACGGTGATATTATGATGCGCTTCCTTCCATG TTATCAAGTGGTGGAGAGCATGCGACTTGGAATGGAGCCTCGAGATGCTGCCGTGGATGCGATATCCAGAATTGCTCGTAAGTACCCAGATTTTGTTGGTGCTGTATTTGCGCTTAACAAGAAAGGAGTGCATGCTGGGGCGTGCCATGGATGGACCTTTCAGTATTCTGTCAGGAATTCCAGCATGCAGGATGTGGAGGTCATCACAGTAACACCTTAA
- the LOC119365314 gene encoding probable isoaspartyl peptidase/L-asparaginase 3 isoform X2 — translation MEIGAVAAMRYVKDAIMAAKLVMEHTGHTLLVGEKATSFAISMGLAGPTNLSSPESIEKWSNWRQNNCQPNFWKNVAPAGNCGPYHPINIPKDPVKSAVWENQGITCQEWLQNDNLLEPTSSHFNSVNRHNHDTISMAVIDKMGHVAVGTSTNGATFKIPGRVGDGPIPGSSAYGDDEVGACGATGDGDIMMRFLPCYQVVESMRLGMEPRDAAVDAISRIARKYPDFVGAVFALNKKGVHAGACHGWTFQYSVRNSSMQDVEVITVTP, via the exons ATGGAAATTGGAGCTGTGGCTGCCATGAGATATGTGAAGGATGCAATTATGGCAGCAAAGTTGGTCATGGAGCACACTGGGCATACTCTTCTTGTTGGAGAGAAGGCAACATCCTTTGCAATTTCAATGGGTCTTGCAGGACCAACTAACCTGAGTTCACCAGAGTCAATTGAGAAATGGTCAAATTGGAGACAGAATAATTGCCAACCTAACTTTTGGAAAAATGTTGCTCCTGCTGGCAACTGTGGTCCATACCATCCTATAAATATACCTAAGGACCCTGTTAAAAGTGCTGTATGGGAGAATCAAGGAATCACCTGTCAGGAATGGCTCCAAAATGATAATTTACTAGAACCGACAAGCTCCCATTTCAACTCTGTTAATCGTCACAACCATGACACAATCTCTATGGCCGTCATTGACAAG ATGGGTCATGTAGCAGTTGGCACATCAACTAATGGTGCCACGTTCAAAATTCCAGGAAG GGTAGGTGATGGACCAATACCAGGATCTTCTGcatatggtgatgatgaagttgggGCTTGTGGAGCTACTGGTGACGGTGATATTATGATGCGCTTCCTTCCATG TTATCAAGTGGTGGAGAGCATGCGACTTGGAATGGAGCCTCGAGATGCTGCCGTGGATGCGATATCCAGAATTGCTCGTAAGTACCCAGATTTTGTTGGTGCTGTATTTGCGCTTAACAAGAAAGGAGTGCATGCTGGGGCGTGCCATGGATGGACCTTTCAGTATTCTGTCAGGAATTCCAGCATGCAGGATGTGGAGGTCATCACAGTAACACCTTAA